A window of the Cannabis sativa cultivar Pink pepper isolate KNU-18-1 chromosome X, ASM2916894v1, whole genome shotgun sequence genome harbors these coding sequences:
- the LOC115697344 gene encoding glycine-rich protein A3, whose product MGKDDYNNYDERDRGLFSHLGSAYYSQQHHSGSYPPPPPSAYPPPPHHHQAYPPPPGYPSAGYPPPSPHAAYPPPYTPPGGYPPSAYPHPPPPAPAPYPYPAPGHHHGGGHGMGMGPMLAGGLTAAAAAYGAHRLSHGHMGYHGGYHGGYHHGHGKFKHGKFGKRWKHGGFGKFKRWK is encoded by the exons ATGGGAAAGGACGACTACAACAATTACGATGAGAGAGACAGAGGGCTCTTCTCTCATCTTGGTAGTGCATACTATTCCCAGCAGCACCACTCTGGATCTTACCCTCCGCCGCCGCCGTCTGCATATCCACCGCCGCCTCATCATCATCAAGCCTACCCTCCTCCACCCGGGTACCCATCTGCTGGATACCCTCCTCCGTCGCCTCACGCCGCATACCCACCGCCCTATACTCCTCCCGGTGGATACCCTCCTTCCGCTTATCCTCATCCTCCTCCTCCTGCTCCTGCTCCATATCCATATCCTGCACCAG GACATCACCACGGCGGTGGACATGGTATGGGAATGGGGCCCATGTTAGCCGGTGGTCTGACGGCTGCAGCGGCCGCTTATGGGGCACATCGCCTTTCACATGGGCACATGGGTTACCATGGGGGCTACCATGGTGGTTACCATCACGGCCACGGCAAGTTCAAGCATGGTAAGTTCGGGAAGCGCTGGAAGCATGGTGGGTTTGGCAAGTTCAAGAGATGGAAGTGA